The window CCCTGCGGCAGGACAATCGCAGCACGCCTAATAGTTTTCGCCGCACGGGATGGTTCGACGAATGGTTCGCTTCGAGTTGCAAGACCTCTTGAATGCGTGAAATAAAATCGAGCTCCGCTTCTGCATTAAGATTCAACGCCGCCGTTTCCATCTCAATTTCTCCCAACACACGATTGCTCCACGCCGGTGGTGCCGTCCAAACCGCTGAACGCAGAATCCGTAAATGGAAAGTGGTGTTAACGGAGGGCTCGGTTTGCCGCACGCTGCGCTCGCATTCGGCGAGCAGTGAGGCGAATGTGGCGAATGGCACCTGTTCGATCAAGCGCAGCCATAGCGATTCGGTGAGCAGGTAAAACAACGGTGAACGCAGTTTTTCGGCGATATATCGTACGATCTTTTCCAGCATCGCGTCGGATACTTCCGTGCGCAGATACTCAGTCGTCAGATTCAACAGTCCAGGATCGGCGGGATAAGCTGTCAGTCCCTCGATGAGGTGCGCCAGATATTTCGTGCTCGGTCGCCCCGCAGTGACGTCTGACAAAATCGCGGCTAGAAAGTAGTCGGGAGGAGTTCGTCTCGGTTGGGTCTGCAACTGCCGCAGCGCCGCACCTGGATCGACGACTGCGAGTTGCCGCAGCGACAACGGAGTCGATTGGGGCAGTTGGCGTGATTGTTCGCTTGGTGGCGCAGAATCATGCGTGCCCGTCGCCTGCGCTGCGTCAATGTCCGCCGAGGGAACTCCGGTGCTGTCCTTCCAAGCGTCTGCTGCGCTGACGAGTTGCTGCTGTTGTTTGCCATAGCGCAGCATCTTCTCTAGTCGCTCGTACGCCTCCCGTACCCGGCCAAACTCAGCCGCATGCGTTTCAGGCTTGTAGATCCGGATCGCTTTGCCATAGGCACGCTTCAAGTCCCGGCGGTCGAATCCTTCCGGTAGTCCAAAGAACGATACGGGATCGCTCGTCAACAGCGACAAGTCGTTCATGGATACCCGCCGGATCTCGGCATGGGGGATCTCGGCATTGGGAGGCTCGGCATCTGGGATCTCGGGAACGGGTGGCTCGGCATTTGAGGAAATCGGGTTTGCGGCCGGGAGGGAGTCGGAGGGACGTCACTCGAACGCATTCCATCGAGGTCGTCGGGATTGCGAGCACGCCAGTCTTGCAGTATCTGTCGCGTTGCCTCACGCCTCTGTTGGAGAGTTCGATTTCGCTGTGAATCGTTCTGGAATTCGTGAGCGGGTTGGGGTGGGTTCGATCGGCCCGTGCCTGATTGGGGCGTTTCCCACGGCGATATTGCATCAGCGCTGAAATTGCGTTCCCATCCCTGAGGGTGTGCTAAGCCGTTGACGTCAGGACCCAAGTCATGGGGCGGATTTCCTCCCAGACTTGGGGTGCGGAAACCACGCGGGTGAGGCGGTATATACGATGGCTCGGCTGGCGCATTGTACGAGGGCGAACTGTAAGAAGGCGAACTGTAAGAAGGTGAACTGTACGAGGGCGAACTGGAGGACGAGTCGCGGGAGACCATGGACGATAGCCGCGCGACAGAGGATAGAACAATTAACGCAACGAACACCCACTTTCCGCTGCCACCTAGAGTCAACCGTCCGGTGTGGTTGCGCGAGGGATGACTCGCCGCCCACGCGTTCTGATTGGTGGGATCCAACAGCATGTCAAACCAATTTCGCTCAAGGGCATAGACCTCCGGATGATCGCTCACATATTGGTGCACCATTGCGCAGGCAGGCTTGACGCGTCGTTCGTCGCAGATTGCTTCGATGTACTGCTCGCGGAGTGCTGCGCCTTCGGCGGCGGGGCGTACCACACTCTGTTGAAGCGAGTAGGCAAATTTAGGGTCACCGGTTTCAGCATTGACCTTCAGTAATGTGTCGCGCAATTCGGTGGCCGCCTGCAATCGCGCGGCGATGGCGGCATACTCTGGCAACCGATCGCTGTGCAAGGTCCGCAGGTACTGTCGGAGTTTTGCGTCGGGCAATTGGTAGAACTCTTCTTGAACCTTATCCAGGCATTGTCTCGCCCGATCTCGCAGTCGCTGCTGGGCACTGGGCGCTGCAGTGCCTACTCCTTGTGAGGTGGCGATACTGGGGTCACCACCCCAGATCTCACGCCGCCTCTGTATGATCTGCTGAGAGTCCCACATTGGGTTGAAATCAAGCATCTCATGTACGTAGGCTTTCGCCACACTCGTCGGGACGTCGCCTCCAGAGTCACTGTCGCGGTCACGCTGGGTCACTGATCCGCTCCATCGGGATGAATTCCCAGTGAAGACAAGCAAATCATTAGCATCTCACGGGTCGCAGTGAATTCGGCTCGATCGGCTCGATTCATCGCGGCCTCGTACGTATCCAACGCCGCATCGAGCTGTTCTCGCTGGCTCGGATGCAGTTCCCCGAGCATGCGCTCGGCGTACCTGGCGAGCTGTTGATTGGCCAGATCGTCGCGAGGATAGAACTTCATTTCACCAATTCGTCGACGGGCCGCATCAATCGACTTTGGCGACAACCCTTTGACATGATTTGTCAGGATGGTGCGAAATTTCTGCCCACCCGATGCGTACGCTTCGACTTCGAGCACGCCGCTGACGTCATAGGTGAAGCGGATGAAGAAGGGGCTGCCCGCGGGGCCTGGAGGCAGCGGGCTGACCTCGAGTTCACCGAGCAACACGTTATCACTGACCTTGCGCGCATCACCCTGATACACCTTCACTGTTACGGATGTTTGATTCGCCGACATCGTGCTGTAAATCTCCTCTTTGGAGATCGGAATGGTGCAATTGCGATGCAGCACCGGCGAAAAGTACCCGCTGTGAACTTGTCCGCCAAGCTCTTTGGCAACCTCCACGCCCAGTGTGAACGGGCATACGTCGGTCATGACCATGTCATCGACGGCGGCATCGTCACCGATCAAGGCGGCTTGGATCGCGGCTCCAAGCGCTACGACTTCATCGGGATTGTGACGCATCACGGGCGGTTTCCCGAAGTAGTCTTCGACAAATTTTCGTAGCGCATCCATGCGTGTTGCTCCACCGACCAGGATGACCTCGTCAATCTCATCGGGTTGCATCTCTGCGTCTCGAAGCGCCCGCGCGATCGGCCCAGCGATCCGCTGCATCAGGGGGTCGCACAAGCGGGCAAACACTGTTCGATCGATCCGGAATTTTTTAGGGTTTTCCGTAAACCGCCCGTCCTCGCCAGGCACGCGAATCGATGCATGTTCTGCGGTCGCGAGCGTCCTTTTGGCGGTTTCACATTCACTCCGCAGACGAGCCACACGCAGTGGATCGTTCAGCTCCGCAATCTCCAATCGAGCATTCTCTGCGTTAAGGACTTCGGACACGATGCGGTCAGTGAAATCCTCCCCGCCCAGCAAACTCTCGCCGGCACTGGCGCGGATCTCCAACGTTCCTTCGAAAACCTCCATCACCGTGACGTCAAACGTACCACCCCCGAGATCGATAACGACGATATTCTTTTCATCATCACGGTCGTGAAACCCGTACACGAGCGCCGCCGCAGTCGGTTCATTGATCATCCGCCGGACATTCAATCCAGCCATCTCACCGGCCAGTCGGGTCGCTTGGCGAGCGTGATCGTTGAAGTAGGCGGGGACAGTGATCACCGCATCGGTCACGTTCATGCCCAACGCCGCAGATGCATCTTCCCGCAACGATCGTAGTACCAGACTGCTCAGTTCGTGAGGCGTGAATTCCTTTGTGCCAAGTCTCAAGCGGCGGTCCTGACCCATATACCGTTTGAAGCACCACGCACACGCATCGGGGTCCGTGACCCGTAACTCTTTGGCCGTTTGTCCGACGACGATTTCACCACTGCTCAACACACCGATCACTGATGGTGTTAAGACTCCTCCATGGGCTGTCGGCAGCAGCGTTGGCTTGCCGTCGCGAAAGATGCTCGCCAATGAATGGGTGGTGCCGAGGTCGATGCCGATGCACGGTGCGGCATCGTGGGGAGTGTGTGAGTCGCGAGAGTCGGGATTTTCGGACATGGGGGTTTCGCGGGCATGCGATTTGGAAATCGCCTCAGTCTATCAAACCCGCTCTCGCTCTGCGTCTAAGAAATCGAGGACACGCTTGTGGGCTTGTTGGGCACAGGTGGGCTTGCTCGGGACGGGTAAGATCGCAGTGATTTATTATTGGCGAGGCGGCGTGAACCCCGAATCGATCTGATTCTGCGCTCGACACCTATGCGCACACGAATCGTGCGTTGCCTGTTCTGAACGGTTACAATGGGGAAATGCACTGCTAAGAAAGCGTGCCTCCCCCCGCCTTGAATGCCCACCTCTGAATCCCACCTGTTCACGGAAACCATGGATCTCCCATGATGATTACGAACCTATTGCCTGTGAGGTCTGCTGGGTTAGCCTGCGCCCTGATTGTTGTGCTTGGCCTCATTGGTGGTGCTGATGCAGCGGACCGCGGGGCAGTGGAGAAGCTAAAGTACTTTGAGTCGCATGTCCGCCCGCTACTGGCGCGTCACTGTTTGGGGTGTCACGGTGACGAACAGCAAGAGGGAGAATTGCGACTCGACTCACTCGCGGCCATTCTGAAAGGGGGCGAGTCCGAAGAGACGGTGATCGTGCCAGGCAATCCCGCAGAGAGCGTGC of the Allorhodopirellula heiligendammensis genome contains:
- a CDS encoding Hsp70 family protein; this translates as MSENPDSRDSHTPHDAAPCIGIDLGTTHSLASIFRDGKPTLLPTAHGGVLTPSVIGVLSSGEIVVGQTAKELRVTDPDACAWCFKRYMGQDRRLRLGTKEFTPHELSSLVLRSLREDASAALGMNVTDAVITVPAYFNDHARQATRLAGEMAGLNVRRMINEPTAAALVYGFHDRDDEKNIVVIDLGGGTFDVTVMEVFEGTLEIRASAGESLLGGEDFTDRIVSEVLNAENARLEIAELNDPLRVARLRSECETAKRTLATAEHASIRVPGEDGRFTENPKKFRIDRTVFARLCDPLMQRIAGPIARALRDAEMQPDEIDEVILVGGATRMDALRKFVEDYFGKPPVMRHNPDEVVALGAAIQAALIGDDAAVDDMVMTDVCPFTLGVEVAKELGGQVHSGYFSPVLHRNCTIPISKEEIYSTMSANQTSVTVKVYQGDARKVSDNVLLGELEVSPLPPGPAGSPFFIRFTYDVSGVLEVEAYASGGQKFRTILTNHVKGLSPKSIDAARRRIGEMKFYPRDDLANQQLARYAERMLGELHPSQREQLDAALDTYEAAMNRADRAEFTATREMLMICLSSLGIHPDGADQ